The DNA region TGCCTTGTGTTAATGAATTTACACGCTACAATTTTAACATGACCTACTCTCAAACTTCTTACCCCAACAGTGTTCATGTCTTCCTGTGATGTCAAAGCACACTCCACCCTCATCCTCACCCTGGTTGCGGTAGATTGAGTCAGTTTTGTTTAGAAAGATTCATAAAATGAATGATGTGCACCTGGCAGCCATAACAAGAGCAGCTCAAATGGTAAATACTAAATAAGGGGGCTTCCTTTAGCATATCTAGAGATGCCCTGGTGGTGACCAGTCGGCAACCCCCTGGGACCCACCGCTAGAAAAATATTCCCTGACTCCACCAGCCATCTGGCAAATAAAAGTGTGACTCCTAGTGTATCATAGACATGATACGTGAGTTTCTAAAATGTCTTACATCATCAGTGTGACcctaacaccccccccccccagtacatttttaaccaaaaaaagagaaatctgaTGTAGCAAATATGACACAATTTAAATCTCAGATAttcaaatgattattttatgaATTAACAATAATTgtcagaaggttcaataaacTCCATTTTCAAAAAATCAGGTTAATGTGGCCTTTAAAGTGTGTCAGTTTTAATGTTACCTCAGAAGACCAGCTGGAAGCACAGGACCACGGTTCTTTTACTTCCATGAAGGCCAAGGAAAAATTATCAGAAAGGCataaaagttttttgttttttttgactaCTCAACTGCAACCAGCCTTTTTACCTTTCTCCTTCAATCATATAACATAACGAAGTTTAGAAAAGATGTACTGTATTTACGCTAAAGACTTGAGCTGCCTTCAGTTACTTTTTGCTCGACCTATGCCAGAACTTTCTTTTCCTCATCGCAGAAGCTTATAGACCAACTCTGGTCATTACCCAGTGAACTCAGCAGGGTGTTTTGGATCCTACGAACAAACCCTTTGTCTCTGCGCTCCTGATTTACATTCATGTCACATGTTGAAAGGATCTGGAAATTTTTAAAGGTAGATCAAGTCGAACAAGATATTTTACCTACTTATTGAAGTATAAGCTTTAACTGTGGCGCTCAGGTTAGTCAAACACTAACAAAGGATCTTTATGAAATACAGAAAGCTTTTTTAGTAACTGCAAAAAAATTGGTTTCACGAAATCGTTCACTTGTCGCACCATAGCGTGACcgttttttgtactttttcatTGTCTCCTGGGCGGAGCAACATTTCTCCTggcatgtaaagaaaaaaaatgaaatgccaCTGTGGGAGGCTGCAGACTCCCTCTGGGTACTGGTTCTTTAATGCAGCACGCAAAGAAAGCATTTAAGGAAAAGACTGTGCAAGCAAGGAGTGGAAGGGTGTAGTAGTTTGTTCAATCAACTGTCAAATCACAAAAAAGGTTTGCACAAAACACTcactgtactgtgcaaaaatgtaaaatatatgccTTTATATATTTGTACACAGATTTTAAGTGTCAttagtcacttttttttttttatatcacagcattgtaagtaCAGTATGGGCCTTTAGCGTAGCCTCAATCAGAAGCATGTCTTTTTCTTGTGTAATTTATTCACTTCTCCCGAAGGTTTCGTACATCTCAGTCGTGTTACAgcagtgacctttgacccaggGGCCACGCTCTTCTGTAAATACTTTAAAGACTTGTAATATAAGCATACTATGTCCTTGCCTGTTTCAAATGAGCTGTAACATTCTTAAATTTTGGTTGACCCTGATAGTGCATTCATATCCAGCCACAACACAACTTAGGAGTCAAGATGATCCAATATTACTTCATGTGCAACAATAAAACCACTAAAACCactctgttgttttgatttattCCTGAACGACACAAGTCATTCAAGCTTTTAAGATTTTCAAAAAATGAGAGTAAAGAGTTTAAATCTCCACTATCAGATCAGCTCTTATTTGCAAATCacatatttttaagaaaaacacCAGGCAGATGCAAAAGTAGAACACGATTCTCTGTTCTGCTCAGAGAAATACAGACGTGTgggaaaaaaatagttttgcTTGAACAGAACCACAGAAACATTAATATTGGACAGTGTTGTGATAACTAATGGCAACAGGTTGAATGTGAGACTTCAGAATTCCAGCAGGAGGTAACGATACTAAAATCTGTCCAAAATTACACGTTACTTTGAGGTGAAATCCTACTGGACTCCGTAACTCTGGACTCTTTAGCATTTCTGGGGATGGAAGATACGAGGATTTTCAAACAGGTCCCTTGTGCTGCCACTTGTATTTCCTAAAGCAGCCTtaatttgtaaaaataaataacattattAGTATGATCTTCACGCACTCTGTCGCAACAAAGCCACAAGCTCCTGTCCAAGTCCTGCACCTCAGCAAACCCAGGCCAGCTTGCAGCTCTTGATGGTTTCTGGTGATTAGGATGCCCCCTGGGGGCCTTCAGCAGGTGCGAATCCCTCTGTCTGCATCTTCTCCTTGTATTTCAGGAAGTCTCTCCTTTTGGTAAAATACTTCACCTGCAGGGGAGAATGGAAAGGAGCAAGAAGCTACTAAAGGCTGACAATCTTGTTGCTGCTtaggttctttaaaatgttctctaAATGTCTACATTTAACTTAAAGTTTCCAAAATTGTCCAGTAAACACTGTCAGCTTCTCATCTGTGACACTACTATCGACACTATCTGCAACCATTAATAAAAAAGATGGGATATTTTACCCATTGGGCTGGGCATTTGGCCTCAAATTCGCTCTGGAACCTCTGGCACGATGCAACATTGTCATCACTATCATCCAAACACTTCCAGAGATGGTCCCTGGCGTCCCAGCAGGCCTTCCTTTCTGCTGAGTTTGGAGCTGTCATCACTGCCccaaacacaaagagaaaattaatcatcaataaaacagaaattttaatagCTAATGACTTAGCACAGGTAAACTGTTAAAATATAACAGTTTCTCTACCACAGAAATCTATTCTAGTCAGGAAAGTCCCCTCATCCAtataacacaacaattaatcTAAGCTTTGTATATACAGTTGGGTAAACTTTACCTTCACATATTGTCCACGGGTTTTCACAACTTTCTGTGTTCACACTGAGAAAACAGCCTCAAAAAGAACTTGCACATCTTCTAAGCCTGCTTTAATACCAGACTGCAACCTTACACAACAACAGGTGCTGTGGCAAAAAGTCAGACAACAATTAatttccggtatttgccaaaaatGACTATATTTCATCTGTTGTAAATGACTGGACTAACTGATTTGATATAATGTAGGTACAAATACAAAGAGTCATAAAAATACTTGCAAAATATATAATTTCTTtattatatacacacatatatatatatatatatatatatatatatatatatatatatatatatatacatatatatatacatatacatatatacatatacatatacatatatacatatatatatatacacacacacacacactagggctgcacgattttgcataaaatgagaatcacgatttttttgcttagaattgagatcacgattctctcacgattttcttttccaatataaatatttatagcacttattaactgcacatcaacttcgtaacagttgaaactgaacataaaaacaataaatgcctcacattttgttgttgccgcaaaatgttgtactgcttgaaattctgtctccaccgttgctcgacagtGCGTgcatagagcaggtagtgcaacaatagaaaaatagttgcgggagggcactgtgtagcgtttgtctagggcaggggtcagcaacctttaacacccaaagagccatttggacgcgATTTCCACGCAAAAGCAAactctgggagccgcaaatactttttgacatctaaaatgaacataacactgtatatattgtttgtttgttttttacctttatgctttgtgtgaacaactaaggtgtgttgcctaaatgcatgaagtgctacagagaaaattacattttatttatgtaattaacacattttgaactttgcaaaattccgcctaagtatgtattttacctggttaatgtgtgtggcggggcgtggactGCAGCGCCGCtacaggggaggcggacgcaccttagcggtacccgcaatcacgcctcgccgccttaacaTCTGTGCCacctatgctgttgtgttggtgtgtgtcgggctgcgaGCTTTAacaccggctgtatgcgtaaagcaaccgtgtgtgaaaagtggtcaataaaaagatgctgaaaagcgtgttcatggaaacatagtCGGGTCtcccgtgatatgtttacaatgggacttccgctcctgaacctctgcgcacagcgtctgctgtacgatctgggtcactttcatctttacgcacgactgtaagctgtcgtctgtgaggcgtgaacgtgtttgtttttggagaacagctgctgacataatgtggatccgaagatccataattggccttcctggggttgaaagtctcgcacggcgtttcggcgggtatatCGGCTTCCGCAAGTGTGACGCTTACTTTGATCGATCAAAAACTAAtacaatataattttatatttatatttcaatatcacaataatcttccaatttagaactacgagttaaaaaagaactaacataaataaagtagactttagctaattacttacaaaaaattatttatttccccaaacCATGCGGAGCCGTAGAAGGACTAAAGatccgcatgcggctccggagccgcaggttgccgacccctggtctagggtgttgatcatttccctaaatccctcgttttgcacagtgttgatgggagccatatctttggtcaggtgataagtaagtaatttctttgtgcctgcgggagttcgacgtgaagcgctgtataaggttcccgttattgatgtttgggtggttgaccgggacaaattttctcctgtcactttctcgtcacccctgacgtgttctccgttgtttctTTCCtaccaatttgagcatcacacggcacagcttctgtatcacgtggtataaggctccgcccttgtcatttgttgagcaggaagagtgagcgcttgttttcatgcagattatgtcccggatcaaaatgcggtacaatcgtcgtcgtctttctttctttcttttttttttagatcgttgtcatttggaaatgagatcgcacataagtatgaatcgagatcgcgattttctaacgattaatcgtgcagccctaatacacacacacacacacacacacacacatatatatatacacacacacacacacacatatatatatatatatatatatatatatatatatatatatatatatatatatacatacatacatatatatatatatatacacacacatatatacatacatacatacatatatatatatatatacacacacacatatatatatatatatatacacacatacacatatatatatatattccagaaacacgctttgccgatccgatcagctgttcataacacttcctaccttggaatataagtcagcacgaactatcgcatgtccgccattacctgtccgaaaccggaagtgacatcattttcgcgaaaaatttagttttttaccttcaaagcAGGTTGgtgttttaaaaagtcatgtttgactttatgctgttctgtatcgtttctgggatgcttagaagtcaaattacactgttgaaaatagtttattttgatgcacatgctgtttttttgcaaatttgcattatgatatttatttttcatttttcctgtagtatattaaaatttgtgtatctcaaacataaaactatgaagttTTTTCTTGTGGTTGgcaactattttgtgcaacttttttgtatttacagttttgagggataagcctcttaaatttctctaactagaaatatatctaaaagacaaaacaaaaacgattttcaatttttttgtagtttattgcactttttttgcaatttatgtagtttctatggacttaatgcatacatattattaaaatttgggctataacggttgtattgatgtatagcaacttgaaatgctcccacaaatggcactacagcatgtaaaatgtaaacataagctctggcggacttggttctatggtaggtcttaaagggttaaatagcctgtggcaaatatattagtgttgtcttctcactatacatactctgaactttatgcaagagaaaataaagtataaaaaaatgatgataaaaacaatgactctgtcttgtggttttgcgacatggtgctgctttacgtgcacccggatttccgacatgctttacggtaactcaaaacaaagactgcaccctctccactcgctgtttacagacttcatactttccagatgaccacaggtcaggtggtatatcgtgatatatatcgttatcgtgatataaaagaattcatatcgtgataaatattctttccatatcgcccagcactaacaCAGactcaatatatatatatatatatatatatatatatatatatatatatatatatatatatatatatatatatatatatatatatatatatatatatatatatgtatgtatgtatgtatgtatgtatgtatgtatgtatgtatgtatgtgtgtgtgtgtgtatatatatatatatatatatatatatacacacgtatacatatatatatatatatatatacgtatacatatatatatatacacgtatacatatatatatatatatatacacatatatatatacacgtatacatatatatatatatatatacacatatacacatatatatatacacgtatacatatatatatatatatatatatacacatatacacatatatatatatatatatatatatatatatatgtatgtatgtatgtatgtatgtatgtatgtatgtatgtgtgtgtatatatatatatatatatatatatatatatatatatatatatatatatatatatatatatatatacacacgtatacatatatatatatatatatatatatatatacgtatacatatatatatatacacacgtatacatatatatatatatatatatatacacatatacacatatatatatacacgtatacatatacacatatatatatacacgtatacatatatatatatacacatatacacatatatatatatatatatatatatatacatataaaacacCTTTATAAATCCTCTTGAATACAGTTTGTTTACCAATATAAGCAAACATATTGGGCACTAAAAAAGCAGAGAAATATTAGAAATCTCTTTTGTGGCACAACACCGGTAGCTACCAAACCAACTTCATCTGCATAAACTTAGCTAAACGTCACTCACTGAATAAAAACGCTGAAACCTCTCAGAGCACGTCTCCCTTCAGTCTCCCGCGTTCACTCCATAAAGCCCGACAACCCGCACAGAGCTACTTGTACTCCACAAACGCCAGACTTTTGTAACCTGCTCGGGTGTTTGTAGCATAGAGTAAAGTGAAGGACGCTCACGCAGGCGCTTCCTTGTCGCGCCGTGATGACGTTTGGACGTACCTACTAAAATGTACCAGGTGATGGCGCCATTGTTAAACGAAAGAAGCGCGAGGACGACAGGTTTTGACGGGGCtttttttgcatattaatgtaatattaAGTAATTCATCCGTTTAATTAAATTGTAGTTTTAAACTGTGTAGCTTGTGAGGCAGGTTTTGTCAGggtggtatatatatatatatatatatatatatatatatatatacacatatatatatatatatatatatatatatacacatatatatatatatatatgtgtgtatatatatatgtgtgtgtgtgtgtgtgtgtgtgtgtgtgtgtgtgtgtgtgtgtgcgtgtgtgtgtgtgtgtgtgtatacatatatattacatTACAGGACGGTATTTCCTAAAGGAAGCAGCAGGTGAGGGAGTGATTGATAGCAAATTTTCCACTGacagcatttatttttcttttctatccACAGTAAAGctttcacatcttttttttaatttttttaatttttattttttacactgtCCAAATGGTAATATGTGCCAAATGCAGTGAGGTGTTACAGTGATGTCTGCACAGAAGAAATCATTGGACTAGAAAATCGTTAAAGAGAAGTGGACTCTTTGAAACAGGCCACTTGGGTTTTAGAGCAAACCACAGGACAGAGACGGCTGATGAATGATAAGTGCTGTATTTGATACTCTTGGATCGCTAGATTTTCTTTTTGAGTTGTCTCCAACAGTGGGTTGGCATTTCTAGTTTAGGTTTTAAGGTGGTTTTACTCTTATTTGCCAGATAGGTCTTTTAGTATTGTTATTGACAAGTCAGTCCTCAAGGAAGAAAGTTCCTCCAGTCTAGTTTTATGAAGCTGCCATGCCAGAtaaaacccacagagacacaggtaGAACATGCAAACCCTGTTGATCGGTTTGGGATTTTTCAAACTGTAGATGATTTCTctcaatttctttattttatttgattttttttttcattttcttatgcATTTGTAAAGATATGAGGGGAAAAAGACTCTGTCTCATAATGGCAAAAAAGAATCCCTCCAAAAAATTCTGTTTCCTGGATCCAGATCCAGATTAACTTAAACATTTTAAGTGTTAAAGACATAAGTCTGAGTAATCCTGATAATAGACAGAGCGAGACATAACAAAAACTCCTTGGCAAAGGTAGGAATGCTGCTAGTTGCAACTTGGTTTGGAATAGTTTAATGTCAGTAAAATTGTGTGTAACACAGGAAACCCCACCTGTGACTGTGGGATATTTTGCTAAAACTTTGAGTCTGTTTGTATGGGAGGTCATGAATTTATCCATACCTCCATATTATCCGTGGAAGCCTCAGCAAACGCTAGGTGAATGTAATGattttttgtgcatgtgtgtgcatgtgtgtcttagtgggaaatgtgtgttgttgattaactctcctttttctttcctccctcAGCCACTGTGATGGAGAACAGTCCCACTGGTTGCCATGGCGCCCAGCAGAAATCCATCCCAGTTGGTGTGTAGACTGAAGGGAATGAAAAACACAAGCACCAAGGGTGTGCTTGTGAGAGGCTCACCCTGTTCTGGGGAAAGCAAGTGTTTGTGCGTGTCTTGAGTGCGTTTCTTTAGAGACAGAACTTCATTCACTATTTATGGCACAAACCATTTACTGACCTCACGTCTGGTTTGTTACTTCCTCTGTTAATGAGGGGTTTTCATTTGAGCTTACTTCATTACACAGATTTCAGCAGGTATAGAGCAGCTCTCTGGAAGTGCATGGAAAGCCAATAAATAAACGAGGGGCTGTGATATTCAAAAAAGTCTTAAAGTGGCTAAAATTGTCTGCAATTACACTACACTACTAAAATTGTTCCATTACAGTGTGATGAGTTAATTGATTGGATTTTTGTTGACACACAAGATGCATATTTCATGCTATCATAGAAACACCAACAACTCACATTGACTCACATTGAACCACTGCTGTAAGATAAAGTCCTAATATCTAAAACGAGAGCCTGTTTCATGTGGGAGGAATCCTATGCATTTGCCATGAGCTTTATCCCACCAGGCTCTAACCCTCCACCAAATCTTATGGTAAACATGCTTGTCGGCTTATGTAGCTCCTGTGCAAAAGTAACTCAGCTTAAAAAATGCATTAGGCTCCAAGGCAAGCTGCAAAGTTTTGAAGATGTGTTGTAAATCTCTGAGTGATGAATAATGAGTGTCTCCCTCACGTCTGTAATATGTGACTCGCAGTTTTGCATCATTATTTCAGTTGACTGTGGACTTACGATGACTCGTTTCATCTGGGACACACACTTATTAAGAACTAAAGGATTTAAGAATCAAAAGCTGGATTCAGAGATTAGAGCTAAATAGTTCAATAGATTTTATTTCAGAATCAGAGGCAGTTGAGTGCAGC from Pelmatolapia mariae isolate MD_Pm_ZW linkage group LG17, Pm_UMD_F_2, whole genome shotgun sequence includes:
- the LOC134646606 gene encoding cytochrome c oxidase assembly factor 6 homolog yields the protein MMTAPNSAERKACWDARDHLWKCLDDSDDNVASCQRFQSEFEAKCPAQWVKYFTKRRDFLKYKEKMQTEGFAPAEGPQGAS